The Streptomyces sp. HUAS CB01 genome has a segment encoding these proteins:
- a CDS encoding TetR/AcrR family transcriptional regulator, whose amino-acid sequence MPKKVVPEGARRRRRPTKTGVVLSEQLIVTTALRMLREHGGEGLTARRLGAALGADPSTLYRYFRGMDELILAVGDELIGRALRGWRATDDWAADLRGLGLRIHAAYLAHPQAAVLTASRVSGRAHEIAADEAILGVLHRAGFPVPAAVRIYHCFIDQTLAFAALDAAALALPEAARRADEAVWQATYARLPEETHPHIAPAARYLVAEMNVSAYPAALDMLIASAASQLA is encoded by the coding sequence TTGCCGAAGAAGGTGGTACCGGAAGGGGCGCGCAGGCGCCGCCGTCCCACGAAGACCGGTGTGGTCCTTTCGGAGCAGCTGATCGTGACGACGGCATTGCGGATGCTGCGCGAGCACGGTGGCGAGGGGCTCACCGCCCGCCGCCTCGGCGCGGCCCTCGGCGCCGACCCGAGCACCCTGTACCGCTACTTCCGCGGCATGGACGAGCTGATCCTCGCCGTCGGCGACGAGCTGATCGGCCGGGCGCTCAGGGGCTGGCGCGCCACGGACGACTGGGCCGCGGACCTGCGCGGGCTGGGGCTGCGCATCCATGCCGCGTACCTGGCCCATCCGCAGGCCGCCGTGCTCACGGCCAGCCGCGTCTCCGGGCGGGCGCACGAGATCGCCGCGGACGAGGCCATCCTCGGGGTGCTGCACCGCGCGGGCTTCCCCGTGCCGGCGGCGGTGCGGATCTACCACTGCTTCATCGACCAGACGCTCGCCTTCGCGGCGCTGGACGCGGCGGCGCTCGCCCTTCCGGAGGCGGCGCGCCGGGCGGACGAGGCCGTGTGGCAGGCGACGTACGCGCGGCTGCCGGAGGAGACGCACCCGCACATCGCACCGGCGGCGCGGTATCTCGTCGCGGAGATGAACGTGAGCGCGTATCCGGCGGCGCTGGACATGCTGATCGCGAGCGCGGCGTCGCAGCTCGCATGA
- a CDS encoding YegS/Rv2252/BmrU family lipid kinase → MRQFTAVVNPTAGGSSGTAALLPLARLLREAGAGLDTQYSRNLEHAQELAREAGRKGHVVLAVGGDGMAGGVGGALSGTETVLGLVPAGRGNDFARALGLPTDAAALAAVLLDGSPRAVDTIRVESSVHAGVSVLGSVYAGVDAVANQHANTSRLLRGAASYYAGGLRAVASWRPAEYRITVDGVLHERRGYTVVAANSGYYGFGRHVAPGASLDDGLLDVVVIRHAPKRLFFAMMNELKTGAHLKRPEVEILRGKEIRIEADRTLPYGADGEVDATLPVTVRVQPGALNVLA, encoded by the coding sequence ATGCGACAGTTCACCGCCGTCGTCAACCCCACCGCGGGCGGCTCCAGCGGTACGGCGGCCCTGCTCCCGCTGGCCCGCCTCCTCAGGGAGGCCGGAGCCGGGCTCGACACCCAGTACAGCCGCAACCTGGAGCACGCCCAGGAACTGGCGCGGGAGGCCGGACGCAAGGGGCACGTCGTGCTCGCCGTCGGCGGCGACGGGATGGCGGGCGGTGTCGGCGGCGCCCTCAGCGGCACCGAGACCGTCCTCGGCCTCGTACCCGCCGGGCGCGGCAACGACTTCGCCCGGGCGCTCGGCCTGCCCACCGACGCGGCCGCCCTCGCCGCCGTACTGCTCGACGGTTCACCCCGCGCGGTCGACACCATCCGGGTCGAGTCGTCCGTCCACGCCGGGGTGTCCGTCCTCGGCAGCGTGTACGCGGGCGTCGACGCCGTCGCCAACCAGCACGCCAACACCTCGAGGCTGCTGCGCGGCGCGGCCTCCTACTACGCGGGCGGGCTGCGTGCCGTGGCGTCCTGGCGGCCGGCGGAGTACCGCATCACCGTGGACGGGGTGCTCCACGAACGGCGCGGCTACACCGTCGTCGCGGCCAACTCCGGCTACTACGGCTTCGGCCGCCACGTCGCCCCCGGAGCGAGCCTCGACGACGGCCTGCTGGACGTCGTCGTCATACGGCACGCACCGAAGCGGCTGTTCTTCGCGATGATGAACGAGCTCAAGACGGGCGCGCACCTGAAGCGCCCCGAGGTGGAGATCCTGCGCGGCAAGGAGATCCGCATCGAGGCCGACCGCACCCTCCCGTACGGCGCGGACGGCGAGGTCGACGCGACCCTGCCGGTCACGGTGCGGGTGCAGCCCGGCGCGCTGAACGTGCTCGCCTGA
- a CDS encoding Gfo/Idh/MocA family protein, producing the protein MRIGLIGTGRIGAFHAGVLSRHRDVGALVVADTDAQRAREVAARIDATAAPSVDEVFKWGVDAVVIASATAAHAELIGRAARAGLPAFCEKPIALDLPGTLEALREVDSAGTELQLGFMRRFDAGYGKARDLVRSGRLGRLHTVRAITADPAPPPAAYLPLSGGLYRDCLVHDFDILRWITGRQIVEVYATGSDAGHAMFREAGDVDTAAAVLTLDDGTLASATATRCNGAGYDVRMELCGEDDTVAVGLDDRTPITSTEPQGPPPADKPWPGFLERFAAAYEAELDAFVRVATGELDNPCDGREALEALRVAEACELSRRENRPVRLEEIPGL; encoded by the coding sequence ATGCGCATCGGACTCATCGGAACCGGACGTATCGGCGCCTTCCACGCGGGCGTCCTCAGCCGTCATCGTGACGTCGGCGCCCTGGTGGTCGCGGACACCGACGCCCAGCGGGCCCGCGAGGTGGCGGCCCGGATCGACGCCACCGCCGCCCCTTCCGTCGACGAGGTCTTCAAGTGGGGCGTGGACGCCGTCGTCATCGCCTCGGCCACCGCCGCCCACGCCGAGCTGATCGGCCGGGCCGCACGCGCCGGGCTCCCCGCCTTCTGCGAGAAGCCGATAGCGCTCGACCTGCCGGGGACCCTGGAGGCGCTGCGCGAGGTCGACAGCGCGGGCACCGAACTCCAACTCGGCTTCATGCGGCGCTTCGACGCCGGGTACGGCAAGGCCCGCGACCTGGTGCGCTCGGGCCGGCTCGGCCGGCTGCACACCGTACGGGCGATCACGGCGGACCCGGCGCCGCCCCCCGCCGCGTACCTCCCGCTGTCCGGCGGGCTCTACCGCGACTGCCTCGTCCACGACTTCGACATCCTGCGCTGGATCACCGGGCGGCAGATCGTGGAGGTGTACGCCACCGGCTCCGACGCGGGTCACGCGATGTTCCGTGAGGCGGGCGACGTCGACACGGCGGCGGCCGTGCTGACCCTCGACGACGGCACGCTGGCGTCGGCCACGGCCACACGCTGCAACGGCGCGGGCTACGACGTGCGCATGGAGCTGTGCGGCGAGGACGACACGGTCGCCGTCGGCCTGGACGACCGTACGCCGATCACCTCGACCGAGCCGCAGGGCCCGCCACCCGCCGACAAGCCGTGGCCGGGCTTCCTGGAGCGCTTCGCTGCCGCCTACGAGGCCGAACTGGACGCCTTCGTCCGCGTCGCGACCGGCGAGCTGGACAACCCGTGCGACGGCCGGGAGGCACTGGAGGCACTGCGGGTCGCCGAGGCGTGCGAGCTGTCCCGGCGGGAGAACCGCCCGGTGCGTCTGGAGGAGATCCCCGGACTGTGA
- a CDS encoding GntR family transcriptional regulator translates to MDRASPVPLYFQLSQQLEAAIEHGTLTPGSLLGNEIELANRLGLSRPTVRQAIQSLVDKGLLVRRRGVGTQVVHSQVKRPLELSSLYDDLEAAGQRPATRVLRNAVEPATAEVAAALGVPEGSDVHLVERLRSAHGEPMAHLRNHLPAGLLSLDTGQLESTGLYRMMRNAGITLHSARQSVGARAAGGDEARLLGEEAGAPLLTMQRTTFDDTGRAVEFGSHVYRASRYAFEFQLLVRP, encoded by the coding sequence GTGGACCGCGCCAGCCCGGTCCCGCTGTACTTCCAGCTGTCCCAGCAGCTGGAAGCGGCCATCGAGCACGGCACGCTCACGCCCGGCAGCCTCCTCGGCAACGAGATCGAGCTGGCGAACCGGCTCGGGCTCTCCCGGCCCACGGTCCGGCAGGCCATCCAGTCCCTCGTCGACAAGGGGCTGCTGGTGCGCCGCCGGGGCGTCGGCACCCAGGTCGTGCACAGCCAGGTCAAGCGCCCCCTGGAGCTGAGCAGCCTCTACGACGACCTGGAGGCGGCGGGCCAGCGGCCCGCCACCCGGGTCCTGCGCAACGCCGTCGAGCCGGCGACCGCCGAGGTCGCGGCCGCGCTCGGGGTGCCGGAGGGCAGCGACGTCCATCTCGTGGAGCGGCTGCGCTCGGCGCACGGCGAGCCCATGGCCCATCTGCGCAACCATCTGCCGGCCGGGCTGCTGTCACTGGACACCGGGCAGTTGGAGTCCACCGGGCTCTACCGGATGATGCGCAACGCCGGCATCACCCTGCACAGCGCCCGGCAGTCGGTCGGTGCCCGCGCCGCCGGCGGCGACGAGGCCCGGCTGCTCGGCGAGGAGGCCGGCGCCCCACTGCTGACGATGCAGCGGACCACGTTCGACGACACCGGGCGGGCCGTCGAGTTCGGCTCGCACGTCTACCGGGCCTCCCGGTACGCCTTCGAGTTCCAGCTCCTCGTGCGTCCGTGA
- a CDS encoding sugar ABC transporter substrate-binding protein encodes MRTPRTAAVLLAALALAVAGCSSSGGKGSEEAEGGTGGGKPATTERLKIAMVTHSGEGDTFWDIVQRGAKDAAAKDNVEFLYAADKEGKEQAQLVQTYIDQKVDGIVVTLAKPEAVKDVVKKAVAAGIPVVTINSGGQFSQEVGALSHIGQDESVAGEAVGEELNKRGKKKAVCVIHEQGNVSLEERCAGVKKTFGGTVENLNVDGTNMPASTSSIEAKLQSGKDIDAVVTLGAPFAAASVQAKESAGSEAEIDTFDLNAEVVKRLKAKEVGFAVDQQPYLQGYLAVDELWLNKTNGNVIGGGKPVLTGPALVTEKDVPALEKLTADGTR; translated from the coding sequence ATGCGCACACCCCGCACGGCAGCAGTCCTGCTCGCCGCACTCGCACTCGCCGTGGCCGGATGCAGCAGCTCCGGCGGCAAGGGCTCCGAGGAGGCCGAAGGCGGCACGGGCGGGGGCAAGCCCGCCACCACCGAGCGGTTGAAGATCGCCATGGTGACCCACTCCGGCGAGGGCGACACCTTCTGGGACATCGTCCAGCGCGGAGCGAAGGACGCGGCCGCCAAGGACAACGTGGAGTTCCTGTACGCCGCCGACAAGGAGGGCAAGGAGCAGGCCCAGCTCGTCCAGACCTACATCGACCAGAAGGTCGACGGCATCGTCGTCACCCTGGCCAAGCCCGAGGCGGTCAAGGACGTCGTCAAGAAGGCCGTCGCCGCCGGCATCCCCGTCGTCACCATCAACTCCGGGGGCCAGTTCTCCCAGGAGGTCGGCGCGCTCAGCCACATCGGCCAGGACGAGTCGGTCGCCGGCGAGGCCGTCGGCGAGGAGCTGAACAAGCGCGGGAAGAAGAAGGCCGTCTGCGTCATCCACGAGCAGGGCAACGTCTCGCTGGAGGAGCGCTGCGCGGGCGTGAAGAAGACGTTCGGGGGCACCGTCGAGAACCTCAACGTGGACGGCACCAACATGCCCGCCTCCACGTCCTCCATCGAGGCGAAGCTGCAGAGCGGCAAGGACATCGACGCGGTCGTCACCCTGGGCGCCCCGTTCGCGGCCGCCTCCGTGCAGGCGAAGGAGAGCGCCGGCAGCGAGGCCGAGATCGACACCTTCGACCTGAACGCCGAGGTGGTGAAGCGGCTCAAGGCCAAGGAGGTCGGCTTCGCCGTCGACCAGCAGCCCTACCTCCAGGGCTACCTCGCCGTCGACGAACTCTGGCTCAACAAGACCAACGGCAACGTCATCGGCGGCGGCAAGCCGGTGCTCACGGGTCCCGCTCTGGTGACGGAGAAGGACGTCCCCGCGCTGGAGAAGCTCACGGCCGACGGCACGCGATGA
- a CDS encoding sensor histidine kinase, translated as MTRTEYPWLLPSAIADPLVQELPGDRGRERPRRTVRDWTVDTVAFLFAALIGVLAVEASAQTDVSGPVLLADQLIGGLACCAVWLRRRWPVGLAGLLIAVSLVVPAAGGAMLVSLFSLAVHRPFRPVAALGSLALAASVAQPFVRPDPTVSTLAGVVAGVLLVLTVLGWGMLVRSRRQLVVALRERADRAEAEADLRAEQAQRLAREAIAREMHDVLAHRLTLLSVHAGALEFRPDAPPAEVARAAGVIRDSAHEALQDLREIIGVLRAPGDGEEGHRPQPTLATLDALVAESRQAGTRVVLDNAIEEPAAVPAATGRTVYRIAQEGLTNARKHAPGAEVTVTVRGGPGEGLTVDVRNPAPGGPVTGVPGSGQGLIGLNERATLAGGRLEHGKTEDGGFALRSWLPWPS; from the coding sequence ATGACCCGCACGGAATACCCCTGGCTGCTGCCGTCGGCCATCGCCGATCCTCTGGTCCAGGAGCTTCCGGGCGACCGGGGCAGGGAACGCCCCCGCCGCACCGTCCGCGACTGGACCGTCGACACGGTCGCGTTCCTGTTCGCCGCGCTCATCGGCGTGCTCGCCGTGGAGGCGAGCGCGCAGACCGACGTCTCCGGGCCCGTGCTCCTCGCCGACCAGCTGATCGGCGGACTGGCGTGCTGTGCCGTGTGGCTGCGGCGGCGCTGGCCGGTGGGGCTCGCCGGCCTCCTGATCGCCGTGTCGCTGGTGGTGCCCGCCGCGGGCGGGGCGATGCTCGTGAGCCTGTTCAGTCTCGCGGTGCACCGGCCGTTCCGCCCGGTCGCCGCGCTCGGCTCCCTCGCGCTCGCCGCCTCCGTGGCACAGCCCTTCGTACGCCCCGATCCCACGGTCTCCACCCTGGCGGGTGTCGTCGCCGGGGTGCTGCTCGTGCTGACGGTCCTCGGCTGGGGCATGCTCGTGCGCTCCCGCCGCCAGCTCGTCGTCGCCCTCCGGGAGCGCGCCGACCGCGCCGAGGCCGAGGCCGACCTGCGCGCCGAGCAGGCCCAGCGGCTGGCCCGGGAGGCGATCGCCCGGGAGATGCACGACGTGCTGGCGCACCGGCTGACGCTGCTGAGCGTGCACGCCGGAGCCCTGGAGTTCCGGCCCGACGCGCCCCCGGCCGAGGTCGCCAGGGCGGCCGGCGTCATCCGCGACAGCGCCCACGAGGCGCTGCAGGACCTGCGCGAGATCATCGGTGTGCTGCGCGCTCCGGGCGACGGTGAGGAGGGGCACCGGCCGCAGCCCACCCTGGCCACGCTGGACGCGCTGGTCGCCGAGTCGCGGCAGGCGGGCACGCGGGTCGTCCTCGACAACGCGATCGAGGAACCGGCCGCGGTGCCCGCCGCGACCGGCCGCACCGTCTACCGCATCGCGCAGGAGGGGCTCACCAACGCCCGCAAGCACGCCCCCGGCGCCGAGGTCACGGTCACCGTGCGCGGCGGACCGGGCGAGGGGCTCACGGTCGACGTGCGCAATCCCGCCCCCGGTGGGCCGGTCACCGGCGTCCCCGGCTCCGGTCAGGGGCTGATCGGGCTGAACGAGCGCGCCACACTCGCCGGCGGCAGGCTGGAGCACGGAAAGACCGAGGACGGAGGGTTCGCCCTGCGATCCTGGCTACCGTGGCCCTCATGA
- a CDS encoding saccharopine dehydrogenase family protein yields MRILLVGAGGVGTAVTRIAARRDFFERMVVADYDEARARAAVAGVSRAGGEGAGPDDGASADDRFTAARIDASDEAAVRELLERERCDVLLNATDPRFVMPLFRASLAAGANYLDMAMSLSRPHPQQPYEECGVKLGDEQFSLGEDWTESGRLALVGMGVEPGLSDVFARHAADELFDSIEEIGVRDGANLTVEGYDFAPSFSIWTTIEECLNPPVVFETGRGWFTTPPFSEPEVFDFPEGIGPVECVNVEHEEVLLIPRWVDADRVTFKYGLGADFINTLQVLHQIGLDRTEPVTVRSAGGPVQVSPRDVVAACLPDPAALGDRMRGKTCAGTWVKGVKDGRPREVYLYHVVDNEWSMKEYGSQAVVWQTAVNPVVALELLATGAWSGTGILGPEAFAARPFLDLLADHGSPWGMREQ; encoded by the coding sequence ATGCGCATCTTGCTGGTCGGCGCCGGCGGAGTGGGGACAGCAGTCACCCGGATCGCCGCACGCCGCGATTTCTTCGAACGTATGGTCGTCGCGGACTACGACGAGGCCAGGGCCCGGGCCGCCGTGGCCGGCGTCTCACGGGCCGGGGGCGAGGGAGCCGGGCCGGACGACGGCGCGTCCGCCGACGACCGGTTCACCGCCGCCCGTATCGACGCCTCGGACGAGGCCGCCGTCAGGGAACTCCTGGAGCGGGAGCGGTGCGACGTCCTGCTCAACGCGACGGACCCCCGGTTCGTCATGCCGCTGTTCCGCGCGTCGCTCGCCGCGGGCGCGAACTACCTCGACATGGCGATGTCCCTGTCGCGGCCGCATCCGCAGCAGCCGTACGAGGAGTGCGGAGTGAAGCTCGGCGACGAGCAGTTCTCGCTCGGCGAGGACTGGACGGAGTCCGGCCGGCTCGCTCTCGTCGGCATGGGCGTGGAGCCCGGCCTGTCGGACGTCTTCGCCCGGCACGCGGCGGACGAGCTCTTCGACTCGATCGAGGAGATCGGCGTCCGGGACGGCGCGAACCTCACCGTGGAGGGCTACGACTTCGCCCCTTCGTTCAGCATCTGGACCACGATCGAGGAGTGCCTGAATCCTCCGGTGGTCTTCGAGACGGGACGCGGGTGGTTCACGACGCCGCCGTTCAGCGAGCCGGAGGTGTTCGACTTCCCGGAGGGGATCGGACCGGTGGAGTGCGTGAACGTCGAGCACGAGGAGGTGCTGCTGATCCCGCGCTGGGTCGACGCGGACCGCGTCACCTTCAAGTACGGCCTCGGTGCCGACTTCATCAACACCCTGCAGGTGCTGCACCAGATCGGCCTGGACCGTACGGAACCGGTCACGGTGCGCAGCGCCGGCGGACCGGTGCAGGTGTCGCCGCGGGACGTCGTCGCGGCCTGCCTGCCCGACCCGGCCGCGCTCGGCGACCGGATGCGGGGCAAGACGTGCGCGGGGACGTGGGTGAAGGGCGTCAAGGACGGGCGGCCGCGGGAGGTGTACCTGTACCACGTCGTCGACAACGAGTGGTCGATGAAGGAGTACGGCAGCCAGGCGGTGGTGTGGCAGACCGCGGTCAACCCGGTCGTCGCACTGGAGCTGCTGGCGACGGGGGCGTGGTCCGGTACGGGCATCCTGGGCCCGGAGGCCTTCGCGGCGCGCCCCTTCCTGGATCTGCTTGCGGACCACGGGTCCCCCTGGGGCATGCGCGAGCAGTGA
- a CDS encoding cytochrome P450 family protein encodes MAVIDLGEYGADFTADPYPYYAKLREAGPVHEVVSPYGDRVWLVVGHEEARAALADPRLSKSPGTLGLKMLDEELIGPYLLVLDPPDHTRLRRLVSREFTARRVEALRPRIQDITDELVGAMLPAGRADLVDALAFPLPITVICELLGVPAADRDRFRAWSTEIVAPTAADRERTAVEELAAYLDELIEDKRCSGPADDLLSALLRTLPHSRAGLGGTPIEDGDRLSAAELRAMAYLLLIAGHETTVNLISNGVRALLRHPDQLAALRADFGLMDGAVEEMLRYDGPVETATMRFTTEPVRYGDSVVPAGEPVLVALAAADRDPARFPGPDRFDIRRTATAGGPGHLAFGHGIHYCLGAPLARLEAGIAVRTLLERCPGLALDPAGAPLDWLPGLLIRGVRRLPVVW; translated from the coding sequence ATGGCCGTCATCGATCTGGGGGAGTACGGGGCGGACTTCACCGCCGATCCGTATCCGTACTACGCGAAGCTGCGCGAGGCCGGACCCGTCCACGAGGTGGTCTCGCCGTACGGCGACCGCGTCTGGCTGGTCGTCGGACACGAGGAGGCCCGTGCGGCGCTCGCCGATCCACGGCTGTCCAAATCGCCCGGGACCCTCGGTCTGAAGATGCTGGACGAGGAGCTCATCGGCCCGTATCTGCTGGTGCTGGACCCACCGGACCACACCCGGCTGCGCCGGCTCGTCTCCCGTGAGTTCACCGCGCGCCGGGTCGAGGCGCTGCGCCCGCGTATTCAGGACATCACCGACGAGCTGGTCGGGGCGATGCTCCCCGCGGGGCGCGCCGATCTCGTGGACGCGCTCGCGTTCCCGCTGCCCATCACCGTCATCTGCGAGCTGCTCGGCGTCCCGGCCGCCGACCGGGACCGCTTCCGCGCCTGGTCGACCGAGATCGTGGCGCCGACCGCGGCCGACCGCGAGCGCACCGCCGTCGAGGAACTCGCCGCCTATCTCGACGAACTGATCGAGGACAAGCGCTGCAGCGGGCCGGCCGACGACCTGCTGTCCGCGCTGCTGCGTACCCTCCCCCACAGCCGTGCGGGCTTGGGAGGTACCCCCATCGAGGACGGCGACCGGCTCTCCGCCGCCGAACTGCGCGCCATGGCCTATCTGCTGCTCATCGCCGGCCACGAGACCACCGTCAATCTGATCTCCAACGGCGTACGGGCCCTGCTCCGCCACCCGGACCAACTGGCCGCGCTGCGCGCGGACTTCGGTCTGATGGACGGTGCGGTGGAGGAGATGCTGCGCTACGACGGCCCGGTGGAGACGGCGACGATGCGGTTCACGACGGAACCGGTCCGCTACGGCGACTCGGTCGTCCCGGCGGGGGAGCCCGTCCTCGTCGCGCTGGCGGCCGCGGACCGGGACCCGGCCCGCTTCCCGGGGCCGGACCGGTTCGACATCCGCCGCACCGCGACGGCGGGTGGCCCGGGCCATCTCGCCTTCGGCCACGGCATCCACTACTGCCTGGGTGCTCCCCTGGCACGGCTGGAGGCCGGGATCGCGGTCCGTACCCTGCTGGAACGCTGTCCCGGCCTCGCCCTCGACCCGGCCGGAGCCCCGCTCGACTGGCTGCCCGGCCTGCTGATCCGGGGAGTGCGCCGGCTGCCCGTCGTGTGGTGA
- a CDS encoding FAD-binding oxidoreductase — MDMLWSGWGDPAKAAPLPDSVIGLLRDLLGVTPRESGPAGLGDIAVPDSALSDAARRALSAAVGDTAHVRTDAETRIRHTRGKSTPDLLRIRAGEVDDIPAAVVLPAGHDEVLAVLRACAEHGLAVVPFGGGTSVVGGLAPEAKHGFVALDLRRLDALLALDEVSRTAVLQPGLRAPHAEALLNEQGFTLGHFPQSWEWASIGGFAAARSSGQASAGYGRFDEMVLGLTVATPEGTLETGRAPRSAAGPDLRQLVLGSEGALGVITAVTVRIRPLPQTRVYEGWRFESFEAGAAALRALAQDGPRPTVLRLSDETESFIGLAQPDRIGGEGAPQPAGCMAIAGYEGTAEDTADRRARAREVLLACGGEFVGEEPGERWAHGRYNAPYLRDALLDAGAFAETLETAAFWSALPGLYDAVRQALTTALTEAGTPPLVMCHISHVYENGASLYFTVVSAQGEDPVAHWAPAKRAANDAILAAGGTISHHHGVGTDHRDWFAREIGPIGVRVLQAAKAELDPSGILNPGVLIPVR, encoded by the coding sequence GTGGACATGTTGTGGAGCGGCTGGGGCGACCCGGCCAAGGCGGCCCCGCTGCCCGACTCGGTGATCGGCCTGCTGCGCGATCTGCTCGGCGTCACTCCCCGCGAGAGCGGCCCCGCCGGCCTCGGCGACATCGCCGTACCCGACTCCGCGCTGAGCGACGCGGCCCGCCGGGCGCTGAGCGCCGCGGTCGGCGACACCGCGCACGTACGCACCGACGCGGAGACCCGGATCCGCCACACCCGCGGCAAGTCCACTCCGGACCTGCTGCGCATCCGCGCCGGCGAGGTCGACGACATCCCCGCGGCCGTCGTGCTGCCCGCCGGCCACGACGAGGTGCTGGCCGTGCTGAGGGCCTGCGCCGAACACGGCCTGGCCGTCGTCCCGTTCGGCGGCGGCACCTCCGTCGTCGGCGGCCTGGCCCCCGAGGCCAAGCACGGGTTCGTCGCCCTGGACCTGCGCCGGCTCGACGCGCTCCTCGCCCTCGACGAGGTCTCCCGCACCGCGGTGCTCCAGCCCGGACTGCGCGCGCCCCACGCCGAGGCGCTGCTCAACGAACAGGGCTTCACCCTGGGCCACTTCCCCCAGTCCTGGGAATGGGCCTCGATCGGCGGGTTCGCCGCCGCCCGCTCCAGCGGCCAGGCGTCCGCCGGCTACGGCCGCTTCGACGAGATGGTCCTCGGCCTGACCGTCGCCACCCCCGAGGGCACCCTCGAGACCGGCCGCGCCCCGCGCTCGGCCGCCGGCCCGGACCTGCGCCAACTGGTCCTCGGCTCCGAGGGCGCGCTCGGTGTGATCACCGCGGTCACCGTCCGGATCCGCCCGCTCCCGCAGACCCGGGTCTACGAGGGCTGGCGCTTCGAGTCCTTCGAGGCGGGCGCCGCCGCGCTCCGCGCGCTCGCCCAGGACGGCCCGCGCCCGACCGTGCTCCGGCTGTCCGACGAGACCGAGTCCTTCATCGGCCTCGCCCAGCCCGACCGGATCGGCGGCGAGGGCGCCCCGCAGCCCGCCGGGTGCATGGCGATCGCCGGGTACGAGGGCACCGCCGAGGACACCGCCGACCGGCGCGCCCGCGCCCGCGAGGTCCTCCTCGCCTGCGGTGGCGAGTTCGTCGGCGAGGAGCCGGGCGAGCGCTGGGCCCACGGCCGCTACAACGCCCCGTACCTGCGCGACGCGCTCCTCGACGCCGGCGCCTTCGCCGAGACCCTGGAGACCGCCGCCTTCTGGTCCGCCCTGCCCGGCCTCTACGACGCCGTGCGGCAGGCACTCACCACCGCGCTCACCGAGGCGGGCACCCCGCCGCTGGTCATGTGCCACATCTCGCACGTGTACGAGAACGGCGCCTCGCTCTACTTCACCGTCGTCTCCGCCCAGGGCGAGGACCCCGTCGCCCACTGGGCGCCGGCGAAGCGGGCCGCGAACGACGCGATCCTGGCGGCCGGCGGCACCATCAGCCATCATCACGGCGTCGGCACCGACCACCGGGACTGGTTCGCCCGGGAGATCGGTCCCATCGGTGTCCGCGTGCTGCAGGCCGCCAAGGCCGAGCTCGACCCCTCCGGGATCCTCAACCCCGGTGTGCTCATCCCCGTCCGCTGA
- a CDS encoding response regulator, producing MTIRLLIVDDDPLVRAGLTFMLGGAEDIEIVGEGADGAEAVELAERLRPDVVLMDVRMPRMDGLAATERLRARPDAPEVVVLTTFHADEQVLRALRAGAAGFVLKDTAPAEIVDGVRRVAGGEPVLSPAVTRRLMTQVVEAAPDERRSRARARLDALAERELEVAVAVGRGRSNAEIAAGLYMSVPTVKTHVSRALAKLGLNNRVQIALLVHDAGLLDEGAAS from the coding sequence ATGACCATCCGGCTGCTCATCGTCGACGACGACCCGCTCGTCCGCGCAGGACTCACCTTCATGCTCGGCGGGGCCGAGGACATCGAGATCGTGGGGGAGGGCGCGGACGGTGCGGAGGCCGTCGAACTCGCGGAGCGGCTGCGGCCGGACGTCGTCCTCATGGACGTCCGGATGCCGCGGATGGACGGGCTGGCCGCCACCGAGCGGCTCCGCGCCCGTCCCGACGCCCCCGAGGTCGTCGTCCTCACCACCTTCCACGCCGACGAGCAGGTGCTGCGGGCGCTGCGGGCCGGGGCGGCGGGTTTCGTCCTCAAGGACACCGCGCCTGCCGAGATCGTCGACGGGGTGCGGCGTGTGGCGGGCGGGGAACCCGTGCTGTCACCTGCGGTGACCCGACGGCTGATGACGCAGGTCGTGGAGGCCGCGCCCGACGAGCGGCGGAGCCGGGCGCGGGCCCGGCTGGACGCCCTCGCCGAGCGGGAGCTCGAGGTCGCCGTGGCGGTGGGACGAGGCCGCTCCAACGCCGAGATCGCCGCCGGCCTCTACATGAGCGTGCCGACGGTGAAGACCCACGTCTCCCGCGCCCTGGCGAAGCTGGGCCTCAACAACCGTGTCCAGATCGCGCTGCTGGTCCACGACGCGGGGCTGCTGGACGAGGGAGCCGCCTCGTAG